From one Synechocystis sp. PCC 6803 substr. PCC-P genomic stretch:
- a CDS encoding pentapeptide repeat-containing protein — MNFLVICQKFFTPNLFPWKAIARVQREKPQSLGRWQFVVRTGILVATFILALGSLASPSLALDYNRGNLVGADFSHQDLRGSIFDHANLRGADFTGANLQGARFFSANMDGAILEGADARGVDFESARLTHANLRNARLEGSFGTNTKFGEVDIEGADLTDIILRPDTEDYLCGLAKGTNPVTGRETKETLFCP, encoded by the coding sequence ATGAATTTTTTAGTAATTTGTCAAAAATTTTTCACCCCCAATCTATTCCCATGGAAGGCGATCGCCAGGGTCCAGAGGGAAAAGCCCCAGTCCCTTGGCCGATGGCAGTTCGTAGTCCGGACTGGCATTCTAGTTGCTACTTTTATCCTCGCTTTGGGGAGCCTCGCAAGCCCTAGCCTAGCCCTAGACTATAACCGGGGTAACTTAGTGGGGGCAGATTTTTCCCATCAGGATCTGCGGGGCTCCATCTTTGACCATGCCAATTTACGGGGGGCGGACTTCACTGGAGCCAATCTGCAGGGAGCACGATTCTTTTCTGCCAACATGGATGGGGCTATTTTAGAGGGGGCCGATGCCCGGGGCGTAGATTTTGAATCGGCTCGTTTGACCCATGCTAATCTTCGCAATGCTCGCTTGGAGGGTTCCTTTGGCACCAATACCAAGTTTGGGGAAGTAGACATCGAAGGGGCTGATTTGACGGATATTATTCTGCGGCCCGACACGGAGGACTATCTTTGTGGGCTAGCCAAGGGAACCAATCCAGTCACAGGACGAGAAACAAAAGAGACTCTATTTTGTCCCTAA
- a CDS encoding sodium:proton antiporter has protein sequence MIKLPVLLADINIQSLPTEPELILNNLAITTLVENLIILLLVATLVALVARWLKIPYVIGLVLAGLAIPRGLSVGLNPELILNFFLPILIFEAAINTDISRLRSTIKPITVLAGPGVVISAAITAVLLKIGLGLAWVTAAGVSVILTITDTVSVIAAFRSVPVPRRLATIVEGESMLNDGVAMVLLSVITTIHIQGGFSAGEGIRQIFVAFVGGGLVGLGLGYLCVGLFRQLNDDLSDILLTVSVSLGTFQIGQMLGVSSAIAVVVAGLVIGNLALKQTSASIKVTLLSFWEYAGFGVNTLIFLLVGIEVYPSILLSTIPAALIAIVAYQIGRVFSIYPLLYLLSFFDRPLPLRWQHVLIAGNVKGSLSMALALALPLTLPGRDQVVTLVFSTVMVSLIGQGLSLPWVVKKLQLSKPSPLAQKIAMLQLNLVTAKAAQGELKYLLEAGSLPKFLYEELFADYQARIANSEQELREFYNQRNLIFSEGEVEKKYIDGLYRRLYIAEKSAINDALAKGILADDISDEYLQVLNEKLLALQDD, from the coding sequence ATGATTAAGCTCCCTGTGCTCCTCGCCGACATTAATATCCAGAGTCTGCCCACCGAGCCGGAGCTAATCCTCAATAATTTAGCCATCACCACCCTAGTGGAGAATCTAATCATTCTTCTCTTAGTGGCCACCCTGGTGGCCTTGGTGGCCCGCTGGCTAAAAATTCCCTATGTGATCGGCTTAGTCTTGGCTGGTTTAGCCATTCCCCGGGGTCTATCGGTTGGACTAAATCCGGAACTAATCCTGAATTTCTTTTTGCCCATTCTCATTTTTGAAGCGGCAATCAACACCGACATCAGCCGTTTACGCAGCACCATCAAACCTATTACTGTGTTGGCCGGCCCTGGGGTCGTAATATCGGCCGCTATCACCGCTGTGTTGTTAAAAATCGGCCTGGGTTTGGCTTGGGTTACCGCCGCTGGGGTTAGTGTTATCCTCACTATCACTGACACCGTTTCCGTCATTGCCGCTTTTCGGAGTGTGCCAGTTCCCCGCCGTTTAGCCACCATTGTGGAAGGGGAAAGTATGCTCAATGACGGGGTGGCCATGGTGTTGCTCAGCGTCATTACCACCATCCATATCCAAGGAGGCTTTAGCGCTGGGGAAGGCATTAGACAAATTTTTGTTGCCTTTGTGGGGGGCGGCTTGGTGGGGCTGGGGCTGGGCTATCTCTGTGTGGGTCTTTTTCGCCAACTCAACGATGACCTGAGTGATATTCTCCTCACCGTGTCCGTTTCCCTTGGAACTTTCCAAATTGGTCAAATGCTGGGGGTTTCCAGTGCGATCGCCGTGGTGGTGGCAGGGTTGGTAATTGGTAATTTGGCTCTGAAACAGACCTCCGCCTCGATTAAGGTCACCCTGTTAAGTTTTTGGGAATACGCCGGTTTCGGAGTTAACACTCTTATTTTTCTGTTGGTGGGCATTGAAGTCTATCCGAGTATTCTCCTCTCCACCATTCCTGCAGCCCTGATTGCCATTGTGGCCTATCAAATTGGTCGTGTTTTCTCCATTTATCCCTTGCTTTATCTGCTCAGCTTTTTTGATCGCCCCCTGCCCCTGCGTTGGCAACACGTTTTAATTGCGGGTAATGTCAAAGGCTCCCTTTCGATGGCCCTGGCCTTAGCCTTGCCCCTGACTCTACCAGGAAGGGATCAGGTGGTGACACTGGTATTCAGCACCGTGATGGTTTCCCTAATTGGCCAGGGTTTGAGTTTGCCTTGGGTGGTGAAAAAATTGCAACTAAGCAAACCTTCTCCATTGGCTCAAAAAATTGCCATGCTCCAGTTGAATTTGGTCACAGCTAAGGCCGCCCAAGGAGAGTTAAAATATTTGTTAGAAGCGGGAAGTTTACCTAAGTTTTTATATGAAGAACTATTCGCCGATTATCAAGCTCGTATTGCCAACTCTGAGCAAGAATTAAGAGAATTTTATAACCAGAGAAATTTAATTTTTTCCGAGGGCGAAGTGGAAAAGAAATACATTGATGGCCTATATCGGCGTCTCTACATAGCAGAAAAAAGTGCCATTAATGATGCCTTAGCAAAGGGTATATTAGCCGATGACATCAGTGATGAATATTTACAGGTGTTGAATGAAAAACTTTTAGCCCTGCAGGATGACTGA
- a CDS encoding DUF2996 domain-containing protein has translation MALIPFYVYGDRLPKLMTEAKAPAEKKAKPPAVEEKPFTEFINQDFLPALQSALGKIGLGPVALDFSKKPIAIPGADNTPYWQVQGTWSGDRQISKQFNLYFFQEDIKGPKGFAYSVDNRPPSTLESFMIDERKVTLDLMVLYTLQRLNGQKWLGGN, from the coding sequence GTGGCGCTCATTCCCTTTTACGTATATGGCGATCGCCTCCCCAAATTAATGACAGAAGCCAAAGCCCCCGCTGAAAAGAAAGCTAAACCCCCCGCAGTGGAAGAGAAGCCCTTCACCGAATTCATCAACCAAGATTTTCTGCCGGCCCTCCAAAGTGCCCTCGGCAAAATTGGCCTGGGTCCGGTGGCCCTGGATTTTAGCAAAAAGCCCATTGCCATCCCCGGCGCTGACAACACCCCCTATTGGCAAGTACAAGGCACCTGGAGCGGCGATCGCCAAATTTCCAAACAGTTCAACCTCTACTTCTTCCAGGAAGACATCAAAGGTCCCAAAGGCTTTGCCTACAGCGTGGATAATCGCCCCCCCAGCACTCTAGAGTCCTTTATGATTGACGAGCGTAAAGTAACCCTGGATCTGATGGTGCTCTACACCCTGCAACGGTTAAACGGTCAAAAATGGCTAGGGGGCAACTAA